In Alcaligenes faecalis, the sequence AGGGCCGATTGCACGGCGATGGGGCCTTGCACACCCCAGTGTCCGCCACCGGAAGGCACAAACAGCGAGATGATGATGGAGGCGATAAAGGTCAGGAAGGGCAGGGTGTATTCATTGGCCCCGGTGACCAGCGCGGAGGACAGGATCTCTTCCAGTGCGCGGCCGCCTTCCATGGGGATATAGGCCAGCAAGCCCATGATGCCGCCGTACAGTGGGTACTGCAGAATCAGCGGGCCTGCCGTTTTGGCGGACTCGACAAAGGACTTGATAAAGCGGATAGGGGTCCAGTGCAGCAGGGCACCGGTGACGGTGAACAGCATGATCATGGATGAGATGTTCAGCGCAAAACCGCTGCGCACGAAGTAGTACATACCCGCGGCAAAGAACAGCACATTCAGAATCCACAGGTTTTCCAGCTTTTCGGCCGGAGTGCTGGGCTTGGTTTTGGGCAGGTCTTTTTCAATGTCCGCAAAGACGGCCGGGTCGGGCGGCAGGGCGTAGTCAGGCTCCATGCGCCAGATCGTCAGGAACAGCAGGATGATCAGGGCCACGACTGGAATCCAGCTATAGGGCTGGAAAATCGTCAGACTGAACGGCACCGTCATGCTGGTCAGTTGATGGATGACGTTGATGGGGCTGTTGGGATCGGTATTGGCCAGGGCAATCGAGCTGGACAAACCTTGAGTCCAGAGCAGGTAACCCATATAGCCCGAGGCAATCAGATAGCCAAAGTGCACATTGGGCAGACGGCGGGCAACCTGGCGTGCAACCAGGGCACCGGCCACCAGACCCAGGCCCCAGTTCAGCAGGCAAAAGATCGCGCCCACGGCAAAGCACAGCAGGGCACCTTCAACCTGTGTGCGGGCACGGGAAGCCAACCAGATGATGGCGCGTTTCAGGGGTGGAGCTTCGGCCAGGGTGTAGCCCGTCACCAGAATCAGCACCATTTGCAGGGCAAAGGTGAAAATGCTTTTGGGTCCCCACACCCCGCGATACCAGGCATCCACCATTCCTCCGGGGGTGGCGCCATCAACAAACAGGGCAATCAGTCCTACAACCAGCAAGCTCAGGATGACGGCGAACAGATACGGGTCCGGCATCCACTTTTCTACGTAACGCACGCAGATGTTGGTAAAGCGGGTCAGCAAGTTTGGCCTGGGTTTGGCCGAGATGGTAGCAGTGGTGTTCATGATGAACTTATCCTTGTTTTTGTCTCCCCGACCTGGCTAGTGGGTCGGCTTATGGATTTGGATGCTGGATACACAGTCCCGCTAGCGCGTACTCCTCGGTAATGACTGTTGCCTGTATCTCGCCTTCCTTTTTTTTGGTGTGCCCCTTAGGGGGCTTATCGTTGTGCCCACAAGATAGCGACAGGCGAGTGCGTGGATCAATAAAGCAAATGTCGTTTTATTTACGCGCGGCGAAACGATGACGTGTTAACCCTAGGGAGAAAAGGGCGGGGGCGCGCGGCGACAAGCGGCTTTCGATATAAAACCGGCTGTTTTTTGAGAGAAGGGGATATTTAGCTAAAACGAACTGATTAGAGGATCAGTTTGAATGGGGCAGAGGGAATAAGGTTGGAAATAAAAAAAGCAATAAAAAAGCACACAGGGAGCGCTGTGTGCTGATGAGGGTTTTAACGGTCCCGGCACCGTTCAGACGGAGAAACCCACCCGGACCTAAAACTTGTCGGCTACTGAATCCAGTGCATCGCGCAGCAAACCGGCAATTTCCTTTTGACGGGGCGCTGGCATGCGTTCGGTAATGGCTGTGACACTCATGGCCAGAATGGGGCGGCCTTTGTGGTCGCACAGGGCGCAGCCCACACCCAAGGCACCGCGCACGGCGTAATTGCCTACAACCGAGTAGCCTCGAATGCGGGTGTTGGTGACCAGCTGGCGCATCTCGCGCTGGGTCATGCCGCCGTACTGGTCCAGCTGATTGGCGTTGCGCTCGATAATCTGCTCGATCGCTTCATCCCCAAGGGTAGCCAGATAGGCCATGCCACCGGAACCTACGCCCAAAGGCTGACGCTTGCCCACATAGGTCGCCAGAATCTGTACCGGGTAGGGGCCGATTTCGCGCCACAGGCTGATGGAGTCGTCGCCATCGCGGCCCACCAGAAAGACCGCATCGCCAGTAAGCTGGGCCAGCTCCTGCATGATGGGCTGCATGATGGTGACACGCGGGTCCAGTCCAAACAGGCCCTGATCTTGGCGCGTGGCGCTGTAGCGACGGCTATGGCTGCTGTTCTGCACCAGGCCGTG encodes:
- a CDS encoding IclR family transcriptional regulator, whose amino-acid sequence is MNTPETVEPQDQAGPRTLQRGLLVLKTLQNHQGKGLSVTDLSRATQLQRPTIYRLLAALIDHGLVQNSSHSRRYSATRQDQGLFGLDPRVTIMQPIMQELAQLTGDAVFLVGRDGDDSISLWREIGPYPVQILATYVGKRQPLGVGSGGMAYLATLGDEAIEQIIERNANQLDQYGGMTQREMRQLVTNTRIRGYSVVGNYAVRGALGVGCALCDHKGRPILAMSVTAITERMPAPRQKEIAGLLRDALDSVADKF
- a CDS encoding short-chain fatty acid transporter, whose amino-acid sequence is MNTTATISAKPRPNLLTRFTNICVRYVEKWMPDPYLFAVILSLLVVGLIALFVDGATPGGMVDAWYRGVWGPKSIFTFALQMVLILVTGYTLAEAPPLKRAIIWLASRARTQVEGALLCFAVGAIFCLLNWGLGLVAGALVARQVARRLPNVHFGYLIASGYMGYLLWTQGLSSSIALANTDPNSPINVIHQLTSMTVPFSLTIFQPYSWIPVVALIILLFLTIWRMEPDYALPPDPAVFADIEKDLPKTKPSTPAEKLENLWILNVLFFAAGMYYFVRSGFALNISSMIMLFTVTGALLHWTPIRFIKSFVESAKTAGPLILQYPLYGGIMGLLAYIPMEGGRALEEILSSALVTGANEYTLPFLTFIASIIISLFVPSGGGHWGVQGPIAVQSALAIGQDSPAYLGLMSMAVAFGEAVANMIQPFWLLPVLAIARLNVRQVMGFTVVAFLIGTVILTIAILIAPFTL